In Deinococcus taeanensis, one DNA window encodes the following:
- a CDS encoding glycoside hydrolase family 13 protein, with protein MPHLTPAPWWKDAVVYQIYPRSFQDSNDDGVGDLRGITARLDYLARLGVDIVWISPIFTSPNDDNGYDISDYRTIMPEFGSMEDFDELVREARARGLKIMLDLVVNHTSDEHPWFVESRSGRHSPKRDWYVWRTPHDGNPPNHWQSYFSGSVWEFDEPSGEYYLHLFSRKQPDLNWENPLVRREVYDMMRFWLDKGISGWRMDTINMLSKPQDFPEGHPLPGTDLTDGQPHFLNGPRIHEFLQEMHREVLSQYDVVTVGETPGVTPAEGALYSGEDRHELNMVFHFEHVFIGDDRADRGKWGNEAWTLPELKRIISRWQTELYGRGWNSLYWDNHDQPRAVSRFGHDREFRVESAKMLCTVLLFLQGTPYIYQGQELGMTNVSFQRLDHYRDIETINASRVLRDEHGWDDERILAAVWARGRDNARTPMQWDDSVHAGFTAGTPWIGVNPNFPDVNARAAQADPASVWHHYRETIALRKSLTVVRDGTFTLLDEDHPSVFAYIRDDSLTRLLVAANFSDQPVHYAIPDEFMGGAVLSNNYRTLDVVNALLLQPYQAVVLKAR; from the coding sequence ATGCCCCACCTCACGCCTGCTCCCTGGTGGAAGGACGCCGTCGTCTATCAGATCTATCCCCGGTCCTTTCAGGACAGCAACGACGACGGCGTCGGTGATCTGCGCGGTATTACGGCGCGGCTCGACTACCTCGCCCGGCTGGGCGTCGACATCGTGTGGATCTCGCCGATCTTCACGTCGCCCAATGACGACAACGGCTACGACATCAGCGATTACCGCACCATCATGCCGGAGTTCGGCAGCATGGAGGACTTCGACGAACTTGTCCGGGAAGCCCGCGCGCGCGGCCTGAAAATCATGCTGGATCTGGTGGTGAATCACACCAGCGACGAGCATCCCTGGTTTGTCGAATCGCGCTCGGGCAGGCACTCACCGAAACGCGACTGGTACGTCTGGCGCACGCCGCATGACGGCAACCCGCCGAACCACTGGCAGTCGTACTTCAGCGGCAGTGTCTGGGAATTCGACGAGCCCAGCGGCGAGTACTACCTGCACCTGTTCAGCCGCAAGCAGCCGGACCTCAACTGGGAAAACCCGCTGGTGCGGCGCGAGGTCTACGACATGATGCGGTTCTGGCTTGACAAGGGCATCAGTGGCTGGCGCATGGACACCATCAACATGCTGTCCAAGCCGCAGGACTTCCCGGAGGGTCACCCTCTTCCTGGCACGGACCTCACGGACGGGCAGCCGCACTTCCTGAACGGGCCACGCATTCATGAGTTCCTGCAGGAGATGCACCGCGAGGTTCTGAGCCAGTACGACGTCGTGACCGTGGGTGAAACACCGGGCGTCACGCCGGCGGAGGGCGCGCTGTACAGCGGCGAGGACCGCCATGAGCTGAACATGGTCTTTCACTTCGAACACGTCTTTATCGGTGACGACCGCGCCGACCGCGGCAAGTGGGGCAACGAGGCCTGGACCCTGCCGGAACTCAAGCGCATCATTTCGCGCTGGCAGACGGAATTGTACGGCCGCGGCTGGAACAGCCTCTACTGGGACAACCATGATCAGCCCCGGGCCGTCTCTCGCTTTGGTCACGACCGCGAGTTCCGTGTGGAGAGCGCGAAAATGCTGTGCACGGTGCTCTTGTTTCTGCAGGGGACGCCTTACATCTACCAGGGGCAGGAGCTGGGAATGACCAACGTCAGTTTCCAGCGCCTGGACCACTACCGCGACATCGAGACGATCAACGCCAGCCGCGTGCTGCGAGACGAACACGGCTGGGACGATGAGCGCATCCTGGCGGCCGTCTGGGCGCGCGGCCGCGACAATGCACGCACGCCCATGCAGTGGGACGACTCAGTGCACGCGGGTTTCACCGCCGGAACCCCATGGATTGGCGTGAACCCCAATTTCCCGGATGTCAATGCCCGAGCGGCGCAGGCAGACCCGGCGTCGGTGTGGCATCACTACCGTGAGACCATCGCGCTGCGGAAATCCTTGACCGTCGTGCGGGACGGAACGTTCACGCTTCTGGACGAGGATCATCCGAGCGTCTTTGCCTACATCCGGGATGACAGCCTTACGCGGCTGCTGGTTGCCGCGAACTTCAGTGACCAGCCTGTTCATTACGCGATTCCGGACGAATTCATGGGCGGCGCGGTGTTGAGCAACAACTACCGCACGCTTGACGTTGTCAATGCCCTGCTGCTGCAGCCCTACCAGGCCGTGGTTCTGAAGGCCCGCTGA
- a CDS encoding PHP domain-containing protein — protein MTTPTVLGALLTCQSFFSEGRSTVSPRQLVQTARRAGFTAVGLVDWCSVAGAVELCAEAHEHGLGAVIGVTLPVLKRCCCVRRYCCSVWKGNRAWLWNVPKRWSHMPAAMKCANGLVTD, from the coding sequence ATGACCACGCCGACGGTCCTGGGCGCGCTGCTGACCTGCCAGTCCTTCTTTTCGGAAGGGCGGTCCACGGTCAGTCCACGCCAGCTGGTGCAGACCGCCAGGCGCGCGGGCTTCACGGCCGTCGGGCTGGTGGACTGGTGCAGTGTCGCCGGCGCCGTCGAACTCTGCGCCGAAGCGCACGAGCACGGCCTGGGCGCGGTCATCGGTGTGACGCTGCCCGTGCTGAAGCGGTGTTGCTGCGTGCGGAGGTACTGCTGCTCAGTCTGGAAGGGCAACAGGGCATGGCTCTGGAACGTGCCCAAACGCTGGTCGCACATGCCCGCCGCCATGAAATGCGCGAATGGCTTGGTCACGGACTGA
- the lexA gene encoding transcriptional repressor LexA, with protein sequence MPPRLTPLRQNLLRLIVRLTREAGGPPSAAELARAAGLTEGTISFHLKALTTLGLIERTGARGRLHLTDQARLAIQSGIPIYGQVAAGAPILAEQTPDHVTPSLDDLLGVKEGDFLLQVRGESMTGIGVMDGDYVLVRPAPEVLDGEVAVVLIPGENAATLKRLYHFAEDVILISENPAMPRMTFPASEVQVQGRMIARLGMAGPRPLARRP encoded by the coding sequence ATGCCCCCCCGCCTCACCCCCCTTCGCCAGAACCTGCTGCGCCTGATCGTCCGCCTCACCCGGGAGGCAGGTGGGCCGCCCAGTGCCGCCGAACTGGCCCGCGCCGCCGGCCTTACCGAAGGCACCATCTCCTTTCATCTCAAGGCCCTCACCACCCTTGGCCTGATCGAACGCACCGGCGCCCGCGGCCGCCTGCACCTCACCGACCAGGCCCGGCTCGCCATTCAGTCGGGGATTCCCATCTACGGGCAGGTCGCTGCGGGCGCCCCGATCCTCGCGGAGCAGACCCCCGATCACGTTACACCCAGCCTCGACGACCTGCTCGGCGTGAAAGAAGGCGACTTTCTCCTGCAGGTCCGCGGCGAATCCATGACCGGGATCGGCGTCATGGACGGCGACTACGTCCTCGTGCGCCCCGCACCGGAAGTGCTCGACGGCGAGGTGGCGGTGGTTCTGATTCCCGGTGAGAACGCCGCGACGCTCAAGCGGCTGTATCACTTTGCTGAGGACGTCATCCTGATCAGCGAGAACCCGGCCATGCCGCGCATGACCTTCCCGGCCAGTGAAGTCCAGGTGCAGGGGCGCATGATTGCCCGGCTTGGCATGGCTGGCCCCCGGCCCCTGGCGCGGAGGCCCTGA
- a CDS encoding Y-family DNA polymerase — MQPGLRETAALSRCPDLHAALVPAPEAQATWHEVLEQLYARFSNRVEGRTPGVAFLTVGVGAARDLAAALHAPVGLAASCELAHLAALRARPGEVHAVGAGTAAEQAFLQVTPLGHLQVLGVPLCVLERLAFLGLRDLGGVMAWRPGQREAFLGVDVGRRVNRFLNGERTPGVGKYHAGQLLEMSLAFDVPLTEPAPAHAALGALLPELRAALRGRLSATRQLKWPLDGAALTRVAGLAFGETGALPLGVDRLTVTLGGLAQPSRMVGLWAGVAELKVTKGVLARFPDALVRVEWLDPWAYATDAQYAWVDWVTGDVRPGRMTPRHAWRPPPAQAHERVVQGVLAFLEGRDP, encoded by the coding sequence GTGCAGCCCGGTCTGCGCGAGACCGCGGCGCTGTCGCGCTGCCCGGACCTGCATGCGGCGCTCGTGCCGGCGCCGGAAGCGCAGGCCACCTGGCATGAAGTGCTGGAACAGCTGTACGCCCGCTTCAGCAACCGCGTCGAGGGGCGAACCCCCGGCGTTGCCTTTCTCACCGTGGGCGTGGGGGCCGCCCGGGACCTTGCCGCGGCGCTGCACGCGCCCGTCGGCCTGGCCGCCAGCTGTGAACTGGCGCACCTCGCGGCCCTGCGGGCTCGTCCGGGCGAGGTGCACGCGGTGGGCGCCGGGACTGCGGCGGAGCAGGCCTTCTTGCAGGTGACGCCGCTCGGGCACCTGCAGGTTCTGGGCGTTCCGCTCTGCGTCCTTGAGCGGCTGGCCTTCCTGGGCCTGCGGGACCTCGGCGGCGTCATGGCGTGGCGACCCGGGCAGCGCGAAGCCTTTCTGGGCGTCGACGTCGGCCGGCGGGTCAACCGCTTCCTGAACGGCGAACGGACTCCCGGCGTCGGGAAGTACCACGCCGGACAGCTGCTCGAAATGTCACTCGCGTTCGACGTTCCCCTGACGGAACCGGCGCCGGCGCACGCGGCGCTGGGGGCCCTGCTGCCGGAGCTGCGCGCGGCCCTGCGCGGGCGGCTCTCCGCCACCCGGCAGCTGAAGTGGCCGCTGGACGGCGCCGCCCTCACCCGCGTGGCCGGCCTGGCCTTCGGGGAGACCGGGGCGCTGCCGCTGGGCGTGGACCGCCTGACCGTGACCCTCGGCGGCCTCGCGCAGCCTTCGCGGATGGTCGGCCTCTGGGCTGGGGTGGCGGAGCTCAAGGTTACGAAAGGCGTTCTGGCGCGCTTCCCGGACGCGCTCGTGCGGGTGGAGTGGCTTGACCCCTGGGCGTACGCCACCGACGCGCAGTACGCCTGGGTGGACTGGGTGACCGGCGACGTGCGCCCGGGCCGCATGACGCCCCGGCACGCGTGGCGGCCGCCTCCCGCGCAGGCGCATGAGCGCGTGGTGCAGGGCGTGCTGGCCTTCCTCGAGGGGCGTGACCCGTGA
- a CDS encoding DUF6504 family protein — translation MKAYQDEVQVDCRAGQPRRLIWNGQVYAVQSVMDRWRYGGRWWLGEVPRTCYLVQAGALTAELHREDGEGGRWWLARVQD, via the coding sequence GTGAAGGCGTACCAGGATGAGGTGCAGGTGGACTGCCGGGCTGGCCAGCCCCGCCGGCTGATCTGGAACGGTCAGGTGTACGCCGTGCAGTCGGTCATGGACCGCTGGCGGTATGGCGGGCGGTGGTGGCTGGGGGAGGTGCCGCGCACCTGCTACCTCGTGCAGGCGGGCGCCCTGACCGCGGAGCTGCACCGCGAGGACGGCGAGGGGGGACGCTGGTGGCTGGCACGCGTTCAGGACTGA
- a CDS encoding transposase, producing the protein MQIVVTRSMAGDLVCLATDLHAQDACLTYRLRWSVECTFSSMKSRGFDLERTGMTQDDRLERLFGIVTLAWVWCLRGGVDGALERPIPIKAHGRKALSLVTAGWECLAHTLRWDRPARVPFVNLFTTRFPAPGAVGG; encoded by the coding sequence ATGCAGATCGTGGTCACCCGGTCAATGGCTGGCGACCTGGTCTGTCTGGCAACCGATTTGCATGCCCAGGACGCCTGTTTGACGTATCGTCTCCGCTGGTCGGTGGAGTGCACGTTTTCTTCGATGAAATCGCGTGGCTTCGACCTGGAACGGACAGGGATGACGCAGGACGATCGCCTTGAGCGGCTGTTCGGCATAGTGACCCTCGCCTGGGTCTGGTGCCTCCGTGGGGGTGTGGATGGGGCGCTGGAGCGCCCCATCCCAATCAAGGCTCATGGCCGCAAGGCGTTGAGCCTGGTCACCGCTGGTTGGGAATGCCTCGCACACACACTCCGGTGGGATCGTCCAGCACGAGTTCCCTTTGTCAATCTCTTCACGACTCGTTTTCCAGCTCCTGGCGCGGTCGGAGGCTAA